Sequence from the Schistocerca americana isolate TAMUIC-IGC-003095 chromosome 11, iqSchAmer2.1, whole genome shotgun sequence genome:
CACAGCtcaccatgaaagggaagcacagcTACCAGGGGCAACACACATTCGAAAGACAGTACAGATTGTGAGAGACTACACTGATGGGAGATGGCACATACTATTAGGAAGTGACTCTATTGAAGGACAGAACGTGAAGCGTGGACACCACTCCTTTTGAGGGCAGCATCCCTACTGAGGACAGCGCATTATGTGAGGACAGAACATCTTGGGATGGTAGAACCACACAATGTGAGCTCAGCTTGCTCTGCAAGGTGGGCTTGtcatgcattgtatgtgagtacagcacagcttgcaaggatggCACACCTCGCgaagacggcacaccaagcgaggacggcacaccaagcgaggacggcacacgaagggaggacggcacaccaagcgaggacggcacaccaagcgaggacggcacaccaagcgaggacggcacaccaagcgaggacggcacaccaagcgaggacggcacaccaagcgaggacggcacaccttgcgaggacggcacaccttgcgaggacggcacaccaagcgaggacggcacaccaagcgaggacggcacaccaagcgaggacggcacaccaagcgaggacggcacaccaagcgaggacggcacaccttgcgcggacggcacaccttgcgcggacggcacaccttgcgcggacggcacaccttgcgcggacggcacaccttgcgcggacggcacaccttgcgcggacggcacaccttgcgcggacggcacagcttgcgaggacggcacaccttgcgaggacggcacaccttgcgaggacggcacaccttgcgaggacggcacaccttgcgaggacggcacaccttgcgaggacggcacaccttgcgaggacggcacaccaagcgaggacggcacaccttgcgaggacggcacaccaagcgaggacggcacaccaagtgaggacggcacaccattcgaggacggcactCCATTtgaggacggcacaccattcgaggacgacacaccattcgaggacggcacaccattcgaggacggcacaccattcgaggacggcacaccattcgaggatgGCACATCATTCGAAGATGGCACACCATGTGAGGATGGCACACCATGCAGGGACAGCACACCTCACAAGCACTGCACACTTAGTGAAGACTGCacacctgtgaagttaggatgcctTGTGAAGACAGCTCGCCCTGCAAAGACACCTTCAGAACACAAGACACCAATAAAATTGCACACCTACTGAGTACATCAAGTGTTAAGAAGATGGCAGATATGCAGGGGACAGCTCACTTTAGGCAGTCCGCACACCTTAAAGGGAGAGCACATGTTGGAATGAGAGGACATTTTATAAGGGAGGCTTACCCCATGAGGAGAGAATGCCTTGTAATGTTAGTACACTGTGTGGGGATAGGacaatatatgaagatggcatattttgtgaaaaattatgtgTTCCAATGACTGCATGCCTTCTGATTGCTGCACTCATTATGAGGTTAGCACATGTTGGCAGTACAGCTCACCATGTGGGGGGCAGAATAATTTTCATGGACAGCACAACCAGTGAGGACAGCTCACCTTGCACAGAATGCACACCCCTTGCAAGGACAAAACAGCCCGCAAGGAAAGGACATCTTTCGAGGACAACACACCTTGTGCAGCAGCATACTTTTTGAGGACGGCGTATCTTATGAGAACAGCAAATATTTTCAGGACCGTTAAAGAAGCGAGGACAGAACACCATATTAAGGTACAACATGTTGGGAGGAAAAACACATTTTCTGATAAGTGCATATTGTGCCATGCCATTCCTGCTCACCTTATGATGAGTGCAAAATCTGTGAGGACAGTACAGCTTACATTGACGGCACAGATATTGACACCGGCAATCCTCACAATGACAGAACATGTAGTTAGTGTATCTGACCTTGTGAACACAGCATACTTTTTGATGACAGCACAGCACACATTGCAAGGACAGCACACCTTGTGTGGGAAGCACACCTTGCGGGGACAGCACAATTTGTGGGGACAGCgcaatttgcgaggacagcacaacttgtgaggacagcacaagttgacagtgctgcacaagttgcgagtacagcacaacttgtgaggacagcacaagttgacagtactgcacaagttgcgagtacagcacaacttgcgaggacagcacagcttgaaaggacagcacagcttg
This genomic interval carries:
- the LOC124553522 gene encoding collagen alpha-1(IV) chain-like, which codes for MTCRQYTLCDNSLNEIIPDCEEVNLRKRHVATACKDGTPREDGTPSEDGTPSEDGTRREDGTPSEDGTPSEDGTPSEDGTPSEDGTPSEDGTPSEDGTPCEDGTPCEDGTPSEDGTPSEDGTPSEDGTPSEDGTPSEDGTPCADGTPCADGTPCADGTPCADGTPCADGTPCADGTPCADGTACEDGTPCEDGTPCEDGTPCEDGTPCEDGTPCEDGTPCEDGTPSEDGTPCEDGTPSEDGTPSEDGTPFEDGTPFEDGTPFEDDTPFEDGTPFEDGTPFEDGTPFEDGTSFEDGTPCEDGTPCRDSTPHKHCTLSEDCTPVKLGCLVKTARPAKTPSEHKTPIKLHTY